A window from Amia ocellicauda isolate fAmiCal2 unplaced genomic scaffold, fAmiCal2.hap1 HAP1_SCAFFOLD_383, whole genome shotgun sequence encodes these proteins:
- the LOC136734491 gene encoding angiopoietin-related protein 1, which produces MRAALWSVCAVLCVWAWGRGRGAAVAPGRRRSPRAAPDNGRKCAYTFLVPEQKVTGPICAHSTGPEPARDRVTRMDLADVRDVLSKQRREIETLQLVVDVDGNMVNEMKLLRKESRNMNSRVTQLYMQLLHEIIRKRDNSLEIAQLESRILNATSETLRLAGRYKELELRYAALAGLVNNQSVLITQLEEQCLRAFSRQDLPAMPPLVQVVPQNIPINNRYVGSNEIPREHNRAFPRDPGLRPPPTANPLGLLPAPQGTLTTDGPFRDCLQVRQAGHAVSGMYLLKPGGSEGLMQVWCEHSLDNGGWTVIQRRRDGSVNFFRNWDNYKKGFGNIDSEYWLGLENIFNLASQRDYRLLVEMEDWVGKKVYAEYSSFRLEPESEFFRLRLGTYQGNAGDSLSSHNGKQFTTLDRDKDAFAGNCAHFHKGGWWYNACGQTNLNGVWYSGGVYRSKFQDGIFWADYGGGFYSLKAVQMMIRPID; this is translated from the exons ATGAGGGCGGCGCTGTGGAGCgtgtgtgcggtgctgtgtgtgtgggccTGGGGGCGGGGCCGGGGGGCGGCGGTGGCTCCGGGGCGCAGGAGGAGCCCGAGGGCGGCGCCAGACAATGGCAGGAAGTGCGCCTATACCTTCCTTGTGCCGGAGCAGAAGGTCACCGGGCCCATCTGCGCTCACAGCACCGGGCCCGAGCCAGCCCGCGACCGCGTGACCCGCATGGACCTGGCGGACGTGCGGGACGTGCTGTCCAAGCAGCGGCGCGAGATCGAGACGCTGCAGCTGGTGGTAGACGTGGACGGCAACATGGTGAACGAGATGAAGCTTCTGCGCAAGGAGAGCCGCAACATGAACTCGCGCGTCACGCAGCTCTACATGCAGCTGCTGCACGAGATCATCCGCAAAAGGGACAACTCCCTGGAGATTGCGCAGCTGGAGAGCCGCATCCTCAACGCCACATCCGAGACGCTGCGCCTGGCCGGCCGCTACAAGGAGCTGGAGCTGCGCTACGCCGCGCTGGCTGGCCTGGTCAACAACCAGTCGGTGCTGATCACACAGCTGGAGGAGCAGTGCCTGCGTGCATTCAGCCGCCAGGACCTGCCCGCCATGCCGCCGCTGGTGCAGGTGGTGCCGCAAAACATCCCCATCAACAACCGCTACGTTGGCAGCAACGAGATCCCCCGAGAGCACAACCGCGCCTTTCCCCGCGACCCCGGCCTGCGCCCGCCGCCCACCGCCAACCCCCTGGGGCTCCTGCCTGCGCCGCAGGGCACGCTCACCACCGACG GGCCGTTCCGGGACTGTCTGCAGGTGCGCCAGGCAGGCCACGCTGTCAGTGGGATGTACCTGCTAAAGCCAGGGGGCAGCGAGGGACTCATGCAGGTGTGGTGCGAACACAGTCTGGACAACGGCGGCTGGACGGTCATCCAGCGCCGCCGCGACGGCTCCGTCAACTTCTTTAGGAACTGGGACAACtacaag AAAGGGTTCGGGAACATCGACAGCGAATACTGGCTGGGCCTGGAGAACATCTTCAACCTGGCCAGCCAGCGGGACTACCGGCTGCTGGTGGAGATGGAGGACTGGGTGGGGAAGAAGGTTTACGCCGAGTACAGCAGCTTCCGCCTGGAGCCCGAGAGCGAGTTCTTCCGGCTGCGGCTGGGCACCTACCAGGGCAACGCCGGCGACTCACTCAGCAGCCACAACGGCAAGCAGTTCACCACCCTGGACCGCGACAAGGACGCCTTCGCAG GTAACTGCGCCCATTTCCACAAGGGCGGCTGGTGGTACAACGCCTGCGGACAGACTAACCTGAACGGGGTTTGGTACAGCGGGGGGGTGTACCGCAGCAAGTTCCAGGACGGCATCTTCTGGGCCGACTACGGGGGTGGATTCTACTCTTTGAAGGCGGTGCAGATGATGATCCGGCCCATAGACTGA